One part of the Nymphaea colorata isolate Beijing-Zhang1983 chromosome 8, ASM883128v2, whole genome shotgun sequence genome encodes these proteins:
- the LOC116259615 gene encoding uncharacterized protein LOC116259615: MPGIGGIEGILGIGGIEGILGIGGMEGMVGIEGIGGMEGRDDGSVGMVGKGKRKKGRRGMAEPPPVVGVPLCSKWRAASATSVLKRHKEANMAKERKTVLAMAVLR, encoded by the coding sequence ATGCCAGGAATCGGGGGAATAGAAGGGATCCTGGGAATAGGTGGGATAGAAGGGATCTTGGGGATTGGTGGAATGGAAGGAATGGTGGGAATTGAAGGCATTGGAGGAATGGAGGGTAGGGATGATGGCAGTGTGGGGATGGTGGGGAAGGGGAAGCGGAAGAAAGGGAGGCGAGGGATGGCGGAGCCGCCTCCTGTTGTAGGAGTACCACTCTGCAGCAAGTGGCGAGCTGCAAGTGCCACTTCAGTATTGAAAAGGCACAAGGAAGCGAACATGGCGAAGGAGAGGAAAACTGTGTTGGCCATGGCTGTACTGCGATAG